One region of Archocentrus centrarchus isolate MPI-CPG fArcCen1 chromosome 6, fArcCen1, whole genome shotgun sequence genomic DNA includes:
- the LOC115782198 gene encoding leucine-rich repeat neuronal protein 3-like yields MKETAVVACLLAELSLAAFVLASEGAAHCPALCRCEIRPWFSPSSIYAEATTVDCNDLGLSALPEGLPLETQVLLLQTNNIVNVEKSLDYLANITEIDLSQNNISSVRDVCLGSLPQLLSLHMEENWVQELPDSCLASLPNLQEFYINHNLIFSISSQAFQGLGRLLRLHLNSNRLTSINSQWFQPLPNLEILMLGENPILYLSDMNFKPLANLRSLVLARMNLTEIPDNTLVGLDNLESISFFDNLLNRVPRAALTRVQNLKFLDLNKNPIERIQRGDFMDMLHLKELGINSMPELVSIDSFALNNLPELTKIEATNNPRLSFIHPRAFHKLPRLETLMLNSNSLSGLHRNTVESLPNLREVSLHSNPIRCDCVIRWVNMNRTVVRFMEPDSLFCVEPPEYLGQHVRQVHFREMTEICLPLISPGSLPDRVEVSKERSVSLHCRAFGEPEPEIYWVTPSGIRVLPGSISNKYYMHPEGTFDIYDATEQEAGSYTCVAHNLVGADLKSVLVSVDGYTALPSKQLLHVYITSVQSHSVSVSWESTGALLSQLNWSLLAEGRHLLMPFTARLPADVKEYHIKQLQPSTRYQVCVEVVSVQPGYSRDCVNVTTKETAVPGGTTQKWDSVVMAACAVFFIVVAVSCSVIYTSLYSQVFYRKLIANQVETLLIASTHSSSSSFLEFGAPGIKVTATVIDLTDDSV; encoded by the coding sequence ATGAAGGAGACAGCAGTTGTGGCTTGTTTGCTGGCTGAGCTGTCTCTCGCTGCTTTTGTTCTGGCCTCTGAGGGGGCCGCTCATTGCCCTGCATTGTGTCGATGTGAGATACGACCCTGGTTCTCTCCCAGCTCTATTTATGCCGAGGCTACCACCGTGGACTGTAACGACTTGGGCCTCTCGGCGCTACCAGAGGGACTCCCCCTGGAAACacaggtgctgctgctgcagacaaacaACATTGTTAATGTGGAGAAAAGTTTGGATTACTTGGCCAACATCACTGAAATTGACTTGTCTCAGAATAACATTTCCTCAGTGAGAGATGTTTGTCTGGGGTCTCTCCCCCAGCTGCTGTCACTCCACATGGAGGAGAACTGGGTTCAGGAACTTCCTGACAGCTGCCTCGCTTCCCTCCCAAACCTCCAGGAGTTCTACATCAACCACAACCTGATTTTCTCCATTAGCTCCCAGGCCTTCCAGGGCCTAGGCAGGCTGCTGAGGCTCCATCTCAATTCCAATCGATTGACGAGCATCAACAGCCAGTGGTTCCAGCCTCTCCCCAATCTGGAAATATTGATGCTAGGAGAAAATCCCATCCTTTATCTGTCAGACATGAACTTTAAGCCCTTGGCGAACCTCCGAAGCCTCGTACTTGCCAGGATGAATTTGACTGAAATTCCCGATAACACTCTGGTTGGTCTTGACAATTTGGAGAGCATCTCATTTTTTGACAACCTGCTTAATCGAGTACCCCGAGCAGCTCTGACAAGAGTTCAGAACCTGAAGTTTCTGGATTTGAATAAGAATCCAATTGAGAGAATCCAGAGAGGTGATTTCATGGATATGTTGCACCTGAAAGAGCTCGGCATCAACAGCATGCCCGAGCTTGTATCCATCGACAGTTTTGCGCTGAACAACCTGCCAGAACTGACAAAGATTGAGGCCACAAACAATCCCAGGCTGTCCTTTATCCACCCTCGGGCCTTCCACAAGCTCCCCAGACTGGAGACTCTAATGCTCAACAGCAACTCTCTGAGTGGACTCCATCGCAACACTGTGGAGTCCCTGCCCAACCTGCGAGAGGTGAGTCTGCACAGCAACCCGATCCGCTGTGACTGTGTCATCCGCTGGGTCAACATGAACAGGACTGTCGTCCGCTTCATGGAGCCTGATTCTCTGTTTTGTGTGGAGCCTCCAGAGTACCTAGGCCAGCATGTCCGGCAGGTGCACTTCAGGGAGATGACAGAGATCTGCCTTCCCCTGATCTCACCTGGGAGCCTTCCAGATCGAGTCGAAGTCAGTAAAGAGAGATCGGTGTCACTGCACTGTCGAGCGTTTGGAGAACCAGAGCCTGAGATCTACTGGGTCACACCATCGGGTATCAGGGTCCTACCTGGCAGCATTTCCAACAAGTACTACATGCACCCCGAGGGAACTTTCGACATCTACGATGCCACAGAGCAGGAAGCTGGCTCGTACACCTGCGTCGCCCACAATCTGGTCGGGGCAGACCTAAAGTCTGTGCTTGTTTCAGTGGATGGATACACTGCCCTGCCTTCAAAACAACTTTTACATGTATACATCACATCTGTCCAGTCccattctgtttctgtttcgtGGGAAAGCACAGGTGCTTTGCTGTCACAGCTAAATTGGTCCCTTTTAGCAGAGGGCCGCCACCTCTTGATGCCATTTACAGCCAGGCTTCCTGCTGATGTCAAAGAGTATCACATCAAGCAACTACAGCCGTCCACTCGCTACCAGGTTTGTGTTGAGGTGGTGTCAGTGCAGCCTGGATACAGCAGGGACTGTGTCAATGTGACCACAAAGGAGACAGCGGTCCCGGGGGGGACGACCCAGAAATGGGACAGTGTGGTGATGGCTGCTTGTGCCGTGTTTTTTATTGTGGTTGCCGTGTCCTGCTCTGTCATCTATACGTCTCTGTACAGCCAAGTGTTTTACAGGAAATTAATAGCCAACCAAGTGGAAACACTGCTGATTGCCAGCACtcattcctcctcctcttctttccttgAGTTTGGTGCGCCTGGGATCAAGGTGACGGCAACTGTAATAGACTTAACGGATGACTCTGTGTAA